In Sphaerospermopsis torques-reginae ITEP-024, the genomic window GGTAAGACAAATTTAGCAGTTTCATTATCTCCCAACAGCAAGCAGGGGAATATTAATAACCCAGTCCCCAGTCCCCAGTCATCAATTACCTTTTTCTGATAACTGTACTCAGGATCACCCTTTCCGATAAGATGTATATGCTCAAAGCAAGATTGCCTATAAAGAGCAGATCATAGCAACTGGTTAAGGACTTTTATCTATGAGTGAATCACCAACTTTTGACCGGGTTAAAAAAATCGTCGTTGAGCAACTAGAGGTTGATGAAGCAAAAGTAGTGCCAAAAGCCTCGTTTACAGATGATTTAGGGGCTGACTCCCTAGATATCGTGGAACTGGTCATGGCTTTGGAAGAAGAATTTGATCTAGAAATTCCTGATGAAGCCGCCGAAAAGATTTTAACGGTTCAAGAGGTAGTAGACTACATCGACAATCAAGA contains:
- the acpP gene encoding acyl carrier protein, whose protein sequence is MSESPTFDRVKKIVVEQLEVDEAKVVPKASFTDDLGADSLDIVELVMALEEEFDLEIPDEAAEKILTVQEVVDYIDNQE